A region of Moorena producens PAL-8-15-08-1 DNA encodes the following proteins:
- a CDS encoding SDR family NAD(P)-dependent oxidoreductase, with protein sequence MNLIKFLQDLSLKRIELAEIETALLSITEVEQAYVLAHQTLLVAYVVVSGVWNPKQLHSQIQQQLPPDMMPGAYVPLARLPLTHNGKVDEVALGRFPVIDDNVVQQWEAKLKAVPEIEQVAVVVQQKTLKLPPLHLSDLLPSEQIKLPNHGATPVVEKLVPPTELPTQSTSAKQAISEGEPIKSPPNAPTTLAQALERAAKQHGDTSLIYIQSDGEVITQTYSELWVEAQRLLGGLRQLGLKPQDKVIFQLESNQDFISAFWGCVLGGFVPVPVSIPPSYDQSHSSLTKLQNTWALLGQPLILTDRKLAPSVSGWFQGLNLGKFVVETLEQLRGFEPDPNIYESQPQDLAVLLLTSGSTGIPKAVMQQNSNLLSMSAGTIAMNQFSSQDVTLNWMPMDHVGALVFLSIMAVDLGCQQIHVPTQLILQNPLKWLDLIDRYQATISWAPNFAFTLIGDCLWRGEAHRAEEVTKRHWDLSSMKFLVNAGEAIVTKTARNFLKLLSSYGLSTKAIHPAFGMCETCSGITWSNRFSLESSSDQDKFVELGPPIAGASLRIVDANQQVVGEGVIGSLQVKGASVTSGYYQNTTANQEAFTADGWFNTGDLGFLKNGRLTITGRQKDVIIINGLNYYSHEIESAVEELPEIEVSYTCACAVREANDNTDKLAIFFNSEQTEDTELLALLKAIREQVVNRMGINPDYIIPLDKDLIPKTSIGKIQRTQLSQRFATGEFHEILKRVDLITENSSNTIPDWFYQKTWQRKQGNYQLHKLAKIGVILVFIDKLGLGQRLCHKLDTNSQPYVQIELGQTFTKVNDNHYIIGTDVRDYQQLYQSIAADNFQIGAIIHLWHYDEYPEVIPDTKTLETAQITGIYSLLFILQTFGNQSPDYPVRLLYVASHSQSLNPQEPIAYEKATVPGLLKTIPMEIPHWHCRHLDLPQDSLEADGRSPAKGDRILEELTIDAKDSEVAYRDGERWVSGIEKIDLPSLPKQPLPFKTGGTYLISGGLGGIGVEIAKYLLEHYQAKLLLLGRTPLPDSNSWETYLQQGGKLAEKIKAYQQLQQLGGEVIYQGVDIGNLTAVQEVVQQTLSGWNTQQLDGVIHLAGLMQERLLREETPESLAEVLRPKLIGTLVLHQLVEKQPKSLFINFSSINGFFGGTTVGAYAAANSFLDAFSYYQREMSQLQSYCLAWSMWDDMGMSRGYQMKQLTQAKGYLAVGLSQGMSSLLAGLCHDQPYLMVGLDGSNRNIRRLTSTSDSLQQLTAYFTTNDKAKPNVSVLQLMVQDAVGQPSSCALVELAEMPVTEGGEIDIALLSQSNLGRSTKEKVKPRNETERQVAQIWQELLGVSQVSIYDNFFELGGNSLLATQVISRLRQAFEMELNLKLLFEYPTITGIAQNLEVLRQVAQNQTTLTSETEEKERFLL encoded by the coding sequence ATGAACTTAATTAAATTCTTACAAGACCTTTCTCTAAAGCGAATAGAACTCGCAGAAATAGAAACAGCTTTGTTATCCATTACAGAAGTAGAACAAGCTTATGTACTAGCTCATCAAACCTTATTAGTAGCTTATGTCGTTGTGAGCGGAGTCTGGAACCCGAAACAATTACACTCCCAAATTCAACAGCAGTTACCCCCAGACATGATGCCAGGAGCTTATGTTCCCCTGGCTCGCTTACCCTTAACTCACAACGGAAAAGTAGACGAAGTAGCATTAGGGCGTTTCCCAGTAATTGACGATAACGTAGTGCAACAATGGGAAGCAAAACTCAAAGCAGTGCCAGAAATAGAACAAGTAGCAGTGGTAGTGCAACAGAAAACACTAAAATTACCACCATTGCATTTATCAGACTTGCTGCCATCAGAACAAATAAAACTGCCCAATCATGGTGCAACTCCCGTAGTAGAAAAGTTAGTTCCTCCAACAGAATTACCAACCCAATCAACATCAGCAAAGCAAGCCATCAGTGAAGGAGAACCAATCAAGTCGCCGCCAAATGCACCAACTACCTTAGCACAAGCATTAGAACGAGCAGCAAAACAGCACGGGGATACCAGTCTGATATATATTCAGTCAGATGGAGAAGTAATTACTCAAACCTATAGTGAGTTGTGGGTAGAAGCTCAAAGACTATTAGGAGGGTTAAGGCAGTTAGGTTTGAAACCTCAAGATAAAGTAATCTTTCAACTAGAATCAAATCAAGACTTTATCAGTGCATTTTGGGGTTGTGTGTTAGGAGGATTTGTACCAGTACCAGTATCAATACCCCCTAGTTATGACCAATCCCACAGTAGTCTTACTAAACTGCAAAATACTTGGGCTTTATTAGGACAGCCTTTGATACTCACAGATAGGAAATTAGCTCCATCAGTGAGTGGGTGGTTTCAAGGTCTTAATTTAGGGAAGTTTGTGGTTGAAACTTTGGAACAATTACGAGGTTTTGAACCAGATCCAAACATTTACGAAAGTCAACCACAAGACCTGGCAGTTTTGCTGTTAACGTCTGGTAGCACTGGGATACCTAAAGCAGTAATGCAGCAAAACAGCAATCTATTGAGTATGTCTGCTGGTACAATTGCCATGAACCAATTTTCTAGTCAAGATGTCACCTTGAATTGGATGCCGATGGACCATGTAGGAGCATTGGTATTTCTGAGTATTATGGCAGTAGACTTAGGATGTCAGCAGATTCATGTACCGACACAATTGATACTGCAAAATCCACTCAAGTGGTTAGATTTAATTGACCGTTATCAAGCCACAATTAGCTGGGCACCAAATTTTGCATTTACTCTGATTGGCGATTGCCTTTGGCGCGGCGAAGCCCATCGCGCAGAAGAAGTGACCAAACGACACTGGGATTTGTCCTCAATGAAATTTTTAGTAAATGCAGGAGAAGCAATCGTTACTAAAACTGCCAGAAACTTTCTTAAACTTTTAAGCTCTTATGGTTTATCGACCAAAGCTATTCATCCAGCTTTCGGAATGTGCGAGACTTGTTCCGGGATTACATGGTCTAACCGTTTTTCTCTTGAATCATCATCTGATCAAGATAAATTTGTTGAACTTGGTCCACCAATTGCGGGGGCATCTTTGAGAATTGTTGACGCAAATCAACAAGTAGTTGGTGAAGGAGTTATTGGATCTTTACAGGTAAAAGGCGCATCAGTTACCTCCGGTTACTATCAAAATACCACGGCAAATCAAGAAGCTTTTACCGCAGATGGTTGGTTTAACACAGGAGATTTAGGGTTTCTCAAGAACGGGCGTTTAACAATTACCGGACGACAAAAAGACGTAATTATTATCAACGGGTTAAACTACTACAGCCATGAAATCGAATCGGCGGTAGAAGAATTACCAGAAATAGAAGTTTCTTACACCTGCGCTTGTGCCGTGCGAGAAGCTAATGACAATACCGATAAACTAGCCATATTTTTCAATAGTGAGCAAACCGAAGATACAGAGTTATTAGCTTTATTAAAAGCTATCAGAGAACAAGTAGTCAACCGCATGGGAATTAATCCAGATTATATAATACCCCTAGACAAAGACTTAATTCCCAAAACTTCCATCGGTAAGATTCAACGAACTCAACTAAGTCAAAGATTTGCCACAGGAGAATTCCACGAAATCTTAAAACGGGTAGATTTAATTACCGAAAATAGCAGCAACACAATTCCTGATTGGTTTTATCAAAAAACATGGCAACGAAAACAAGGAAATTATCAACTACACAAATTAGCAAAAATCGGAGTAATTTTAGTATTTATAGATAAATTAGGCTTAGGTCAACGATTATGCCACAAATTAGACACTAATTCTCAGCCTTATGTGCAGATAGAACTAGGACAAACTTTCACCAAAGTCAATGACAATCACTATATAATTGGTACAGATGTTAGAGACTATCAACAATTATACCAGTCTATAGCAGCAGATAATTTCCAAATTGGAGCAATTATTCACCTATGGCATTATGATGAATATCCTGAAGTAATCCCTGATACAAAAACTCTAGAAACAGCACAAATAACTGGCATCTATAGCCTCTTATTTATCCTACAAACCTTCGGTAATCAGAGCCCAGATTATCCAGTACGACTACTGTATGTCGCCAGTCATAGTCAATCTCTCAATCCCCAAGAACCCATTGCCTATGAAAAAGCAACAGTACCAGGTTTGTTGAAAACTATCCCGATGGAAATCCCTCACTGGCATTGTCGGCATCTGGACTTGCCACAAGACTCATTAGAAGCCGATGGGCGAAGCCCCGCCAAAGGCGATCGCATCCTTGAGGAACTAACTATTGATGCCAAAGATTCCGAAGTTGCTTATCGAGATGGAGAGCGTTGGGTATCAGGTATCGAGAAAATTGACCTACCTTCCTTACCCAAACAACCATTACCATTCAAAACTGGAGGGACTTACCTGATCAGTGGCGGCTTAGGAGGAATTGGTGTTGAAATTGCTAAGTATCTCTTGGAACATTATCAAGCTAAACTATTGCTGTTAGGTCGTACACCCCTACCAGATAGCAACAGTTGGGAAACTTATTTACAGCAAGGGGGTAAACTAGCCGAGAAAATCAAAGCTTACCAACAATTACAACAATTAGGTGGTGAGGTGATTTACCAAGGGGTAGATATAGGCAATCTCACAGCAGTGCAGGAGGTAGTACAGCAAACCTTGTCTGGATGGAACACTCAACAACTGGATGGAGTGATTCATCTAGCAGGGTTGATGCAAGAGCGTTTGCTGAGGGAGGAAACACCAGAAAGTTTAGCTGAGGTGTTACGTCCTAAACTGATAGGAACTTTGGTATTACATCAATTGGTAGAAAAGCAACCAAAGAGTTTGTTTATCAATTTTTCCTCTATTAATGGCTTCTTTGGTGGCACAACGGTGGGAGCTTATGCAGCAGCTAATAGTTTCTTGGATGCTTTCTCTTACTATCAACGTGAGATGAGTCAGTTACAGAGCTATTGTTTAGCTTGGAGTATGTGGGATGACATGGGGATGAGTCGGGGTTATCAGATGAAGCAGTTAACTCAAGCCAAGGGATATTTAGCAGTGGGATTATCTCAAGGTATGTCTTCACTGTTAGCTGGTTTATGCCATGACCAACCCTACTTAATGGTGGGTTTGGATGGTAGTAATCGTAATATCAGAAGATTGACTTCTACTTCGGATAGTCTGCAACAATTAACAGCTTACTTTACGACTAACGATAAGGCTAAACCCAATGTGAGTGTTCTGCAGCTAATGGTACAGGATGCAGTGGGTCAACCTAGTAGTTGTGCTCTGGTGGAGTTGGCTGAAATGCCTGTGACTGAGGGTGGGGAAATTGATATAGCTTTACTCTCTCAGAGTAATTTGGGTCGTTCAACTAAAGAAAAGGTAAAGCCCAGGAATGAGACAGAGCGCCAAGTTGCTCAAATTTGGCAGGAACTGCTTGGGGTGTCCCAGGTGAGTATCTATGATAATTTCTTTGAGTTGGGGGGCAATTCTCTGTTGGCAACTCAGGTGATTTCTCGCTTGCGTCAGGCTTTTGAGATGGAACTCAACTTAAAGCTTTTATTTGAGTATCCGACTATTACTGGCATAGCCCAAAACCTAGAAGTGCTGCGTCAAGTTGCTCAAAATCAGACTACATTAACTTCTGAAACAGAAGAAAAGGAGCGGTTTCTGTTATGA
- a CDS encoding non-ribosomal peptide synthetase, whose product MKIVDFISYLQNLGIKLWIEQEQLGCDAPKGVITPELKQDLIERKTEIIEFLRQGDKTQEQFIKQVYIDGKLPLSFAQERLWFLNQLFPNNPAYNVPIVLTIDGTLNVVALEQSLNAIIQRHETLRTTFSDINGKPVQIVAPITDLTLLVVDLQNRYSPQEQSEKVQQLVRQEAMALFDLAKGPMLRVTLLRLDPERHVLLITMHHIMCDLWSLGILVKELSSFYTAFSQGRTPILPELPIQYPDFAYWQRECFAGEVLEKQLNYWKKQLAGVSPVLKLPTDYPHPAQPTFKGGIESFQIDLDLTRKLRQLSQESESTLFMTLLSAFFVLLSRYSGQLDLVVGSPIANRNREETESLIGMFVNTLVLQADLSDNPTFKKLLNQVRETTLEAYAHQDLPFEKLVEELKIERNLSHNPLVQVAFALRNTKIEPWNLPGLRVSQRLDFDFTRFDLEVHLMEVSSGLEVCCNYSRDIFEPDTIDRMMKHFQVLLEAVVNHPEQRVLQLPIMTEVELDQILVEWNDTITDYPTDKCIHQLFEAQVQKTPDAVAVVFESQQLTYFELNCRANQLAHYLQSFGVKPEVLVGICVERSLLMIVGLLGILKAGGAYVPLDPNYPTSRLNYMIEDAQLSILLTQQKWQHCLPETAAQVICLDPELPKTASSENLTVSITSEHQAYMMYTSGSTGLPKGVNIRHQGVVRLVKNTNYITLTEEDIFLQLAPISFDAATLEIWGSLLNGGTLVVMPPHQPSLAEIGAAIRENKVTTLWLTAGLFQLMVEEQLENLLPVKQLLAGGDVLSVTHVQKVVEKFPGCQVINGYGPTENTTFTCCFPVKADSNLQKSVPIGKPISNTQVYILDSHLQPVPIGVAGELYVGGNGLAIGYHNRPELTAEKFIPNPFENSKATKLYKTGDLARYLRDGNIEFIGRIDHQVKVRGYRIETGEIEAVLNSSPQVKETVVVAIEDNPGEKRLVAYIVPETETTITSNLELSDQTAKQLIPQLREYLESRLPEYMIPRGFVVLSQLPLTPNGKVDRKALPIPDVASSVSTEYVAPQTQTQKVLAEIWQEVLAIEKVGIHDNFFDLGGHSLLATQVVSRIQQAFAVECPLKTLFETPELASLAQKLEKYLAASEGVETIAIAPRVKDGNPPPLSFAQQRLWFIEKMALSSNAYNMPLTLHLVGQLDYLALQKSLNQIIARHETLRTTFSEINSTAVQIIKPPFELQLAKKDLRGLTPSEATNKLQQLLQQENQLSFNLEVDPPIRASLYQLETTEHILQITLHHIASDGWSLTVLSKELSAIYTATVQDQPSPLPPLPIQYADFAVWQRNYLQGETLENQLNYWKQKLQDLPQLQLPTDHPRPPVQTFNGAGIPINIPAAVTSKVKQLSQNQGTTLFMTLLAAFKVLLSRYSGQENIAIGTPIANRNRTEIEGLIGFFVNSLVMYTDLGGSPSFTEVLNRVKQTALEAYTHQDIPFEKLVEELQPQRSLSQNPLFQVMFAVQQEEILKPSFNLPNLEIGLGWERWMGDLMTVRMDIELHLWPAGEEIKGFCAYNRDLFEAKTISRMLSHYQNLLSAAVETPEQPISQLPLMTEPELDQILVEWNNTITDYPKDKCIHQLFEAQVEKSPDSVAVVFEEQKLTYWELNSKANQLAHYLQKLGVVPETLVGICVERSIEMVVGLFAILKAGGAYVALEPNYPASRLAQILEDGELHLVLTDSNSQFHLPETKTPIININQANTVEIQANVVSNINSQNLAYVLYTSGSTGRPKGVAIEHRSPVSLLHWAREVYSQEELSGVLASTSICFDLSVFELFVPLSWGGKVILAENALHLAELPAAGEVSLINTVPSAARELVRNQSIPTGVKTVNLAGEPLDNQLVQQLYEQQTIKAVYNLYGPSEDTTYSTYSLIEKGATKSPTIGRPIANTQVYIFNAHLQPVPIGVAGELHIGGEGLARSYLKQAELTAEKFIFWQGKRLYKTGDLVSYLPDGNIEFLGRIDNQVKIRGYRIETGEIQGILNENPKVKETVVVAREDNSGNKGLVAYIVLLSETPEGSQTEQIGKLKQYLKERLPEYMIPSGFVLLPQLPLTPNGKVDRKALPVPDVTSSVSTEYVAPQTETQKALAEIWQEVLGIEQVGIHDNFFDLGGHSLTAVKLVSKISTNFNISLPVKTLFLHPTMAELSNSITEVIKNKNVYRQQNNQSIYK is encoded by the coding sequence ATGAAAATAGTTGATTTTATATCTTATCTACAAAATCTAGGTATCAAACTTTGGATAGAACAAGAGCAACTAGGATGTGATGCTCCAAAGGGAGTAATTACACCAGAATTAAAACAGGATTTAATCGAGCGTAAAACAGAAATTATAGAGTTTTTGCGTCAGGGGGATAAAACTCAAGAACAGTTTATTAAACAAGTTTATATAGATGGTAAATTACCTTTGTCCTTTGCTCAGGAAAGGCTATGGTTTTTGAACCAGCTGTTTCCTAATAATCCCGCTTATAATGTACCAATTGTTCTGACTATAGACGGTACTTTAAATGTTGTCGCCTTGGAGCAAAGTCTGAACGCAATTATCCAACGCCATGAAACGTTGCGGACTACCTTTTCTGATATCAATGGAAAACCCGTACAGATAGTTGCTCCAATAACCGACCTGACACTGCTAGTGGTAGACTTGCAAAATCGCTACTCGCCCCAGGAGCAGTCAGAAAAAGTTCAACAGCTAGTCAGACAGGAAGCAATGGCACTGTTTGACCTAGCTAAGGGACCGATGCTACGAGTTACTTTGTTGCGACTTGACCCAGAACGTCATGTGCTGCTGATCACAATGCACCACATTATGTGCGATCTCTGGTCTTTAGGGATTTTAGTTAAAGAGCTATCTAGTTTCTATACAGCTTTTTCTCAGGGAAGAACCCCGATTCTACCAGAACTACCTATCCAGTATCCAGACTTTGCTTACTGGCAACGGGAATGCTTTGCTGGAGAGGTGCTGGAAAAACAATTGAATTACTGGAAAAAACAACTGGCTGGAGTTTCCCCAGTTCTGAAGCTTCCTACAGACTACCCCCATCCTGCTCAACCTACATTTAAGGGTGGGATCGAGTCTTTTCAAATAGATCTAGATTTGACTAGAAAACTAAGACAGTTAAGCCAAGAGTCAGAAAGTACATTATTTATGACTCTGTTATCTGCATTTTTTGTTTTATTATCCCGTTACAGCGGTCAATTAGATTTAGTAGTAGGTTCTCCTATTGCCAATCGCAATCGAGAGGAAACTGAATCATTGATTGGTATGTTTGTCAATACCCTTGTGTTACAGGCTGACTTGTCAGATAATCCCACCTTCAAAAAATTATTAAATCAAGTAAGAGAAACTACCTTAGAAGCCTACGCTCACCAGGATTTACCATTTGAGAAGCTAGTAGAAGAGCTAAAGATAGAGAGAAACTTAAGTCATAACCCTTTAGTACAGGTGGCGTTCGCTCTCCGGAATACTAAAATCGAACCTTGGAATTTACCCGGTTTAAGGGTAAGCCAAAGGTTGGATTTTGATTTCACCAGATTCGATTTGGAAGTTCACTTGATGGAAGTTTCATCAGGTTTGGAAGTTTGTTGTAACTACAGCAGAGATATTTTTGAGCCAGACACAATAGACCGGATGATGAAGCATTTCCAGGTTTTGTTAGAAGCAGTGGTGAATCATCCAGAACAAAGGGTATTGCAATTGCCAATAATGACAGAGGTAGAGCTAGATCAGATACTAGTAGAATGGAACGATACCATAACAGATTACCCCACAGACAAATGTATCCATCAGTTATTTGAAGCACAAGTCCAGAAAACCCCAGATGCAGTAGCAGTAGTATTTGAGTCGCAGCAACTTACCTACTTCGAGTTAAATTGTCGAGCTAATCAATTAGCTCACTACTTGCAAAGTTTTGGTGTCAAACCAGAAGTATTAGTGGGTATTTGTGTAGAGCGATCGCTGTTGATGATAGTGGGATTGTTGGGGATTCTCAAGGCAGGTGGAGCTTATGTGCCATTAGACCCAAATTATCCCACTTCGCGACTCAATTACATGATAGAAGATGCTCAACTCTCTATACTACTGACTCAACAAAAATGGCAACATTGTTTACCTGAAACAGCAGCTCAAGTAATATGTCTAGACCCAGAGCTACCAAAGACAGCAAGTTCAGAAAACCTCACAGTATCAATAACATCAGAGCATCAGGCATACATGATGTATACCTCCGGCTCAACTGGTCTACCCAAGGGAGTAAACATCAGACATCAAGGAGTAGTGCGACTGGTAAAAAATACCAACTATATTACCCTCACCGAAGAAGACATATTCTTACAATTAGCACCCATATCCTTTGATGCAGCGACATTAGAAATTTGGGGCAGTCTGCTCAACGGAGGAACTCTAGTAGTAATGCCTCCCCATCAACCCTCCCTAGCAGAAATAGGAGCAGCTATTAGGGAAAATAAAGTCACGACCCTATGGCTGACAGCAGGGTTATTCCAACTCATGGTAGAAGAGCAACTAGAAAACTTACTCCCAGTAAAGCAACTATTAGCAGGAGGAGACGTCTTATCAGTAACCCATGTGCAGAAAGTAGTAGAAAAATTCCCAGGATGTCAAGTAATTAACGGTTACGGCCCCACAGAAAACACCACATTCACCTGCTGTTTCCCAGTTAAAGCTGATAGTAATCTACAAAAATCAGTACCTATAGGTAAACCAATATCTAATACACAAGTATACATTCTGGACTCCCATTTACAACCAGTACCCATCGGAGTAGCAGGAGAATTATACGTTGGAGGAAATGGTTTAGCAATAGGCTACCATAACCGTCCCGAACTTACAGCAGAGAAATTTATTCCCAACCCTTTTGAGAACTCAAAAGCCACAAAATTATATAAAACCGGAGACTTGGCACGTTATCTCCGAGATGGCAATATCGAATTTATTGGTCGAATTGACCATCAGGTAAAAGTGCGAGGATATCGCATCGAAACAGGAGAAATAGAAGCAGTTCTCAATTCATCCCCTCAAGTCAAAGAAACAGTAGTAGTAGCAATAGAAGACAACCCAGGAGAAAAACGCCTAGTAGCATACATAGTACCCGAAACTGAAACTACCATAACCTCTAACCTGGAATTATCAGATCAGACAGCTAAACAACTGATACCGCAGTTGAGAGAGTATCTGGAGTCGAGGTTGCCAGAGTATATGATACCAAGGGGGTTTGTAGTGTTGTCGCAACTGCCACTGACCCCCAATGGCAAGGTAGACCGTAAGGCATTACCTATACCGGATGTTGCTAGTAGTGTGTCCACAGAATATGTAGCTCCCCAGACCCAGACACAGAAGGTCTTAGCAGAGATTTGGCAAGAAGTGTTGGCAATAGAAAAAGTCGGAATACACGACAACTTCTTTGATTTGGGGGGGCATTCTTTACTAGCGACTCAGGTTGTCTCTCGGATACAACAGGCATTTGCAGTGGAGTGCCCTCTCAAGACTCTCTTTGAAACGCCAGAGCTAGCTAGTTTAGCTCAGAAACTGGAGAAATATCTAGCAGCAAGTGAGGGTGTGGAGACAATAGCGATCGCACCAAGAGTGAAAGATGGCAACCCCCCACCATTATCCTTCGCTCAACAAAGGCTATGGTTTATTGAAAAAATGGCCTTGAGTAGCAACGCCTACAATATGCCATTAACCCTACATCTAGTAGGGCAACTAGACTATTTAGCTCTACAAAAAAGCCTGAACCAAATCATCGCTCGCCATGAAACCCTGAGAACTACCTTCAGTGAAATCAACAGCACAGCAGTACAAATAATCAAACCCCCCTTTGAACTCCAACTAGCCAAAAAAGACCTAAGAGGGTTAACACCATCTGAGGCAACAAACAAACTCCAACAACTACTCCAACAAGAAAATCAACTTTCATTCAATCTAGAAGTAGACCCCCCCATACGTGCTTCTTTGTATCAACTAGAAACAACAGAACACATACTGCAAATCACATTACATCACATCGCTAGCGACGGCTGGTCACTGACAGTATTATCCAAAGAACTCTCAGCCATTTACACTGCCACAGTGCAAGACCAACCATCCCCATTACCACCACTACCAATACAATATGCCGACTTTGCAGTGTGGCAGCGGAACTACTTACAAGGTGAAACCCTAGAAAACCAACTCAACTACTGGAAGCAAAAGCTCCAAGACTTGCCCCAACTACAACTACCCACAGACCATCCCCGACCTCCAGTTCAAACTTTTAATGGAGCAGGTATACCGATAAACATACCAGCAGCAGTAACATCAAAAGTTAAACAACTCAGCCAAAACCAGGGAACCACCCTATTTATGACCCTGCTCGCAGCCTTCAAAGTATTGTTGTCTCGTTACAGTGGTCAAGAGAATATAGCAATAGGAACACCGATCGCCAACCGCAACCGTACAGAAATAGAAGGATTAATTGGTTTCTTTGTCAACTCCCTAGTCATGTACACAGACCTGGGAGGGTCTCCTAGTTTCACAGAAGTATTAAACCGAGTCAAACAAACAGCCCTAGAAGCTTATACTCACCAAGACATACCCTTTGAGAAGTTGGTAGAAGAGTTACAACCTCAAAGGTCTCTATCCCAAAACCCCTTATTTCAGGTGATGTTTGCCGTTCAGCAGGAGGAAATATTAAAACCATCCTTCAACTTACCTAACTTAGAGATAGGGTTAGGTTGGGAGCGATGGATGGGAGATCTAATGACAGTGCGGATGGACATAGAGTTACATCTGTGGCCAGCAGGAGAAGAAATCAAAGGATTTTGTGCCTATAACCGAGACTTGTTTGAAGCTAAAACTATTAGCAGGATGCTGTCACATTACCAAAACCTACTATCAGCAGCAGTAGAGACTCCAGAACAACCTATTAGCCAGTTGCCATTAATGACAGAGCCAGAGCTAGACCAGATACTGGTGGAGTGGAACAATACCATAACAGATTACCCAAAAGACAAATGTATCCATCAATTATTTGAAGCACAAGTAGAGAAAAGCCCAGATTCAGTAGCAGTAGTATTTGAAGAGCAAAAGCTGACCTATTGGGAATTAAATAGCAAAGCCAATCAACTAGCCCATTACTTGCAAAAATTGGGAGTAGTTCCAGAAACCCTAGTGGGAATATGTGTAGAGCGTTCAATAGAGATGGTAGTAGGTTTATTCGCCATACTCAAAGCGGGAGGGGCTTATGTAGCTTTAGAGCCCAACTATCCGGCTTCGCGCCTAGCTCAGATACTAGAAGACGGGGAGTTACACTTAGTGTTAACTGACTCCAACTCCCAGTTTCACTTACCAGAAACCAAAACACCTATAATAAATATCAACCAAGCTAATACGGTAGAAATACAAGCTAATGTAGTCAGTAATATTAATTCCCAGAACCTAGCTTATGTATTGTATACCTCTGGTTCTACAGGCCGACCTAAAGGAGTAGCAATTGAACACCGTAGTCCAGTGTCACTATTGCATTGGGCACGAGAAGTATATAGCCAAGAAGAATTATCAGGAGTGTTAGCCTCCACTTCTATCTGCTTTGACCTATCAGTATTTGAATTATTTGTGCCCTTAAGTTGGGGAGGAAAGGTCATATTAGCTGAAAATGCTTTACATCTAGCTGAATTACCAGCAGCAGGAGAAGTAAGCCTAATCAACACAGTACCATCAGCAGCCAGAGAATTAGTCAGAAACCAAAGTATCCCTACTGGAGTAAAAACAGTGAATCTGGCAGGAGAACCCCTAGATAATCAACTGGTTCAACAACTGTATGAACAACAAACAATTAAAGCAGTATACAACCTTTATGGTCCTAGTGAAGACACAACCTACTCAACATATAGCTTAATAGAAAAAGGAGCAACCAAGTCTCCAACCATAGGTAGACCAATAGCGAACACCCAGGTATATATTTTTAACGCTCATCTACAACCTGTGCCCATAGGAGTAGCAGGAGAGCTACATATAGGAGGAGAAGGACTAGCACGAAGTTACCTAAAACAAGCAGAATTAACTGCTGAAAAATTCATCTTTTGGCAGGGGAAAAGATTATACAAAACAGGAGACTTGGTAAGTTATCTACCTGATGGCAACATAGAATTCTTAGGTAGAATAGACAACCAAGTAAAAATCCGAGGCTACCGCATAGAAACTGGAGAAATCCAAGGAATTTTAAATGAAAATCCCAAAGTCAAAGAAACAGTGGTAGTAGCAAGGGAAGATAACTCTGGTAATAAAGGTCTAGTCGCTTATATAGTGCTCTTAAGTGAAACTCCAGAAGGATCACAGACAGAACAAATAGGGAAATTGAAACAGTATCTGAAAGAGCGGTTGCCGGAGTATATGATACCAAGCGGGTTTGTACTGTTGCCACAACTGCCACTGACTCCCAATGGCAAGGTAGACCGTAAGGCATTACCTGTACCAGATGTTACTAGTAGTGTGTCAACAGAGTATGTAGCTCCCCAGACCGAGACACAGAAAGCATTAGCAGAGATTTGGCAAGAAGTTTTGGGAATAGAACAGGTAGGAATACATGATAACTTCTTTGATTTGGGGGGTCATTCTCTAACCGCAGTAAAATTAGTTTCTAAGATATCCACAAATTTCAACATTAGTCTCCCTGTAAAAACTTTATTTTTGCACCCAACAATGGCTGAATTAAGTAATAGCATAACAGAAGTAATAAAAAACAAAAATGTCTATCGACAGCAAAATAATCAATCGATTTACAAATAA